The DNA segment CTCCGACGACGGCGGGCGGGGCTGGCACGCCATTGCCACCCACCACGACGGCAGGCGGCTGAACAGTCCCAACGACGTCATCGTGGCCCGCGACGGCGGCGTATGGTTCACGGACCCGCCCTACGGGCTGATCCAGTCCAAGGAGGGCCACGGCGGTGAGCAGCAGCAGGATGGGTGCTGGGTCTACCGTCTGGACCCCCACACCGGGGAGGTGCAGGCGAAGGTCCGCGACATGCGCTGGCCCAACGGACTGGCCTTCAGCCCCGACGAGACCACGTTGTACGTCACCGACACCAGCCGCACCCACGATCCGGCGGGCCACCACCACATCCGTGCCTATCCGGTGTCCGGCCACACGGTGGGGGAGGGGCGCGTGTTCGCTGTTGTCGCCCCTGGGATGCCCGACGGGATCCGCCTCGACGAACACGGCCACCTGTGGAGCAGCAGCGGCAGCGGCGTGCAGGTGTTTGCCCCAGACGGCCGCCGGCTGGGCGAGGTGCCGGTGCCGGAGACCATCACCAATCTGACCTTCAGCCACCTGGAACCGGTCCTCTACCTCACGGGCAGCAGCAGCCTGTACCGGCTGTCGGTATCGGTGCGGGGAGCGCGGTTCTAGCGGGCGTTCCCAACCCTGCCCGCGTGTGGGAGTCGGGCCAGGTCTAGCCCGCCGCTCAGAATCTCTAAACGTGCCCTCACCCACCGGAGCGGTCGGGGGGCGCAGACTGCCAGGTATGCTGGACAACATTCTAAACAGCGTCAAGCGCGGGGCCGAGCGTGTGCAGCGCCGGGGCGAGGAAGTGGCCCAGGTGGCCCGCCTGCGCCTGGAAACCTTTCAGCTGGGCCGCGAACTGGAAGGCCACTTTGCCCGTCTGGGCCGCGCGTATCACGCGGGGGCCGAGAAGGACACCCTGGGCGGGATTCAGGACGAGATCCGCCGAGTGGAGCAGGAAATCAGTGCCCGCGAACGCCTGATCAGCGAGCTGGACGAGGAGCCAAAGCCGGACGGCGAGATGACCGTGTACTCGCCCGACGGCACGGCGCAGCAGGACCCCAGGCAACAGGACACCGTGCAGCAGCCTGCCGCTTCCGCGGCCTCACCCGTCCAGCCGAACAACCGCCCCAACTTCATCGGGGCCGCTCCGGTGGGTGCCACCGAGCCCAACATCGGCGCCGCCGTCCCCCACCCCAATCAGGAGGGTTCCACCATGACTAATCCCCGTCCCGACAAGGAGCGTCTGGAGCAGCAGCGCGGCGAGATCAACCTGAACCAGACGGACCGCAGCCACCACGACGCCTCGCAGGGAGACTACACGTCACCCGATCCCACGGTGCAGCATGCCGACGAGCTGCTGGAGCCGGGCGACAGCACCGCCGGCGTTGCCCTGGAAGCCGAGCGCGATAAGGTCTTTCGCCACGACAACATGGTAGAGGAAGGCAAACGCGCCAGCGAGAATCCCGATCCGTTGGATCTGTAGAGACAAGTTCCGGAAGGGGAGACTGAAGAGCCTCCCCACTGGGCTCAGTCCTGGGCGCGCACGAAGTTCGGTGCGCGTTTTTCCTTGAAGGCCGTCACGCCCTCCTGGTGTTCCCAGTGGTCCCCGGCCAGCTGCTGCAGGGCCGCCTCCTGGTCCAGCGCCTCGTCCAGCGTGCCCGTCACGGCGGCGTTCAGCGCCTGCTTGGTCAGTTTCAGGGCGTTGGCGGGGCGCTGCGCGAGGCGTTCGGCGTAGGCCTGAACGTCGTCCGCAAAGGTGTCGTCGGCAAAAACGTGCTCGCACAGGCCCATCTTCAGGGCGGCGTCGGCCCCCACCTGTTCGGCCAGGGCCATCAGCTCGAAGGCGCGGTTGTAACCCACCAGGCGCGGCAGGAACCAGGTGCTGCCCGAATCGGGCACCAGCGCAATGTTGGAAAACACCTCGATCAGGCGTGCGGACTGCGCCCACAGCCGGATGTCCCCGGCCAGTGCCAGACTCGCGCCCGCGCCCGCCGCCACCCCGTTGACCGCGCTGATCACCGGCTTATCCAGGGTGCGAATGGTGCGGATCAGCGGGTTGTAGGTGGCGTTCAGGTGCTCGGTGAACGTCATATCACGGCCCGAGACGTCGCCCAGGTCCTGCCCGGCGCAGAAACCCCGACCCGCGCCGGTGATAACCACCACCCGCACCTCTGCGTCGGCCCCGGCCCGCTTCAGCTCGGCGGTCAGGGTCAGCAGCAGGTCGTCGTTGGCGGCGTTCAGCCGGTCCGGGCGGTTGAGGGTCAGGGTGCAGACGCCTGCACGGGTCCGCGAGAGAATCACGTTGTCCTGGGTCATGGCCCCAGCCTAGCGTCCATTTCGCTACACTCGCGTGAATGAGTGATGCCCCCGCCTCTGCCCCCACCGGCCTGCCCACCGTGCTGGCGCTGGACGTGAGCAAATCGCGGATCGGGTTTGCGGTCAACGCCGGGCGGCTGGCCTTCGGGCGCGGCAGCGTGGACCGCAAGCGCCTGCCGCTGGACCTGAAGGCCGTTCGCCTGAAGGTCCACGAAACCGGGGCAGGGCTGCTGCTGCTGGGGCTGCCGCTGCGAACGGACGGCCTGCACAGCCCCTCGGCGGACCGGGTGCGGGCTTTCGGCAGGATTCTGCTGGAACAGGGCTACACGGTGGCCTACCAGGATGAACGGTTCACCACCCGCCGCGCCCGTGAACTGGGCGCCAGCGACGAGGACGAGGCGGCGGCAGTGCAGATTCTGGAGCTGTACCTGATGGGCAGGGCCGATTCCGCTTGAGTTGATTTCCGCGCTGTGTATCTGGACCAGTGGCAGGCGGATGGAGAGCCCCCACATTCAGGGGGGAGGGCAACCCTGATCGGGTAATGGTTTTGGCAGGGTGCGGGCGGCAGACTGGAAGCATGTCGCAACATCGTCCCGCCGCCGCCAGGAAGTCACCGCACGCCCGAGTGACCGGCCCAGCCCACGCCAGTGGAGACTGGGCCACTCAGGGCGCCACGATGATCATCGTTGTTCTGTTTACGCTGTTGCTGCTGGCCGGCATTCTGGCCGCCACCCTGCAGTTGGGGCTGAGCAGCCGACAGAACACCGGAGACCAGGCCTCGACGCTTGTCGCGCAGTACGCGGCAGAGTCGAACATCAGCGCGGTACGCAGCAGGTTCCGGGACTATCAGAATCTGCTGACCACCAACTGGACCGACTCGAGCGGCACCACGGTCACGAACCTCCAGATGGTGTGGGGAACCCTGCCGTCAATGGTAGAGGCCGATGCCAAGGCCTTCTGCGGTCAGTCTGGAGTCAGTAATCCCTGGAAGCCCGCCAGCGACTTTGCAACGCCACGTGAGCAAAAGGATGCGGAGCTTTTTCCAGCAGCTGTGGAATGTGTGGCCGTGGCCGCGCCCACCGCGAATTCGTACAGCATTATGGCCGACGCTGTGACACCAGCAGCCTATACCCAGTTGCCTGCTTCGGAGCGTCCACCGGTGGGGGCCAGCCGTGCTCAGATCCAGAACTGGTGGCTAACCAACATGACTAATGTCTCTCTGGGGGACATCAAATATGATATTCGTCCCCTTCGGGTGGTCAAACTCACGGCCAGCCGCTACAGGTTCTATATGGGGGTCACCAGCGTATCTGTGAAAGGTGATGTCGATGGGGCCAGACGCTTTTTATCTGCGAACAGAACTACCAACGGCGATTGGTGGTTTGAAATAACCATTCCCAACCCATTCGAAAATGTCTTGTTCATCAATGAATGGCGTTCCGACGATGGCGGATTTTATAATGATGTCATTGATGGCGACCTGTTTACTAACCAGAAAGTGAGGATGCTCTTCGGTGTCAATAAAGCGGTATTTAAAGGCAAGGTGAGAAGTGTTGGATGTACAAGTTTTCCATCGACGTCTGCTCCATTGGGATCGGACTGTGAGAAGAAAGATGGAGCGGGATTCTATGGGGAATATAAGACGCTAATCAAGCCCGCCACAGCTGCCGTTTCTTCTGGTATTGACGCGATAAACGCCGATCTCAGGAAGAAGATGGAAACTCAGGGTACGAAGTTCGATGCAACCGGACCTAAAGATGTCAGTTTTACAGAAAGCTATCAGCGTCTCCCTGTAAACAATAATGACCAGCGGGATACAGCTATCGCGGGCGGCTTGGTCCTTGGGGAAAACGAGGCTGGAGTTGAAATGCTGGCTGGAGATGTCAATGGCAATCCATTGGCAGAGTACGATGTCGATAAGTCTGCCTGGAAAGAACCCACGCCCACTTATCAGTACATTCGTATTAAAACAAAGGATGATTCCAAAAGATACAATACCTCGACTTGGCTTGAGGTTGATGAAAAGATTTATAAAGATTGGCCTACTGAATTCAGGAATTCATTTAACTCTACGGGATTGCCTCCTTACTACGTCCGTCCAAAAATTGTCGATAATACTCGGGAGTATAGATTCGGCAGCGATAATATTTTATATATGAAGAGCGGGAGCAGCTGGCTGCCAACTGGTAAAACTTTTAATGGTGTTATCTATAGCGACAAGGACGTGGCCGTTTCGGGGCCTTTCAGAAAGGAGACCAGCACGTCGGCGGATGTAAGCAAAATGCCGCCTGCTCTGGCCTCATTCGCCAGAATCAACGTGACAGGTAGTGACAAGATAACCCTGAATACTGATCTAACCATGTCCAATACACCCTGTGACAACGCCAATTCTCAGAAGGGGTGTCCAAAGGCTGGAAGCCTGGAGCCAACCAATGCTCTGGTTATTTTCACGCCCAACAAAGATATTACGATGAGCACACTGACTCAGAGTGAAGCAACCTACCATGCTGCAATCATGGCAAGCCAGGGAACATTCGATGTCGAAGACTACGATAAGCGGAGGGTTCAGGGGTCCCGGCATGTGATTGGTAGCGTTGTGGAAGATCGCTATGGACTCAACGGTGTGGCGCAACTGTCAAGCGGAAAAGTGATCTTGACGCGTGGCTATGGTGATGATTTCTCATTCGACAACAGATTGCGAAAAGATATCCTTCCCGCTTCTCCTATTGTGCAGATCTGGGGCGGGGCAGACGCCCTGAATACCCAGAAGCGACTGACAAATCTCACCTGGAAACAGGTCAACTCGGGAAGCTTCTGATGAGCCGTCAAGGATTTACCCTGATCGAGATTCTGGTTGTTGTGGCCATTATTGGCATCCTCATGGGCATCTTCGGCTTGAGTCTCATCCGCAGCATCCGCACCGCAGAGCTGCGCGAGGCCGCCACACAGGTGGCCACCGACTTCCGGCGTGCCCGCTCACAGGCGCAGCGGGGCAGCGCGGACGTTGTGCTTGTCTTGCCTGGCACGGGCGGAAGCCAGCTCTACAAGGTCGATACTGTGCAGAAGGTCTTGCCGAACGGGATCCAGGTGATCTGCAAGACGACCTGTGGCAGTGGAACAACGACCAATGTGACCTATCAGGCCCCCTACGGGGAGCTGGGGGCGGGGGCGACGGGAAGCGTCTACACCGTCAAAAGTCCCGTGAGCGGAATCAACGATCTCGAGATCAGGATTGTCGGTGTGACCGGAAAGGTCATTCTGACCAAGGCGGGATCCTGAATGACAGATGCGGCAAACTCAACCCGACAGCGGAGTAGGGCTGTGGAACAGGGCTTCACCATCATCGAGATTCTCGTGGCCATTGCCCTGCTGGGAATTCTGGCAGCAGTATTGATGGCCACCCTGACAGGCAGCCTGAACCTCAATCGTCAGAGTCAACGCCAACTCGACACGGCCACCCGTGCCCAGCAAGTGTTGGAGAGCATTCGGGGAGCGTGGGCCGATACGTCGGCGGGGGTCATCTCATCGAACTATGAACGGGCCTGCGCGCCGTCATCCACCGTTGCCCTCAACGGCCTGAGTGCCACGTACATTAACCTCAACTCCAGGGCACAGCCGATCAACGCCAGCGGCGCAGTCATCAGCGCTCCCAGCGGGACGAATGTCATCATCACGGCGAATTGTTCGGCCCAGCCCCTTGTCCAGATGACGGGCGGTACACCGTACCCTATGCGCCGCCTGATCGTCAGCTCAAACACCGGCGCGCAGGATATTGTCCTGACCCTTGATGTGCTGAGGCCCCAATGAAACAGCTGACACAGGCAGGATTCACCCTGCTGGAACTGCTGATTGGCATGGCCCTGATGGGCCTCGTGCTGACAGTCCTCCTGAACATTTTTACCCAGGGCACTCAAGTGTCCACGCAGTCCAGCAGCCGCGCCGAGATGCAACAGGAAATGTTGAATGCCCAGCAGCTCATTGCTGGAAAACTGAAAGAAGCCTGGTACATCTATCCACCTGGACTGACCATAAACATGACAGGCACCTCGCTGACCCAGAGGCCTGCGGGTGGCAACACTTGGGTGGTGGGTACTGATCCTGTTCTGGCGATGGTCCTGCCGCCCAGGAACGCTACCCTGAGTTGCGCTACGACCACCTCAACCAGTACGAGCGGCCCAGATGGCTGTTACCGCTTCCTGGCCTACTATCCGGTCAAACGCTCCGTATGGGTCCTGGGCACGGGCACAGGCAGCTGGAGGAACCCAGGATCGGATGACACCAATGGGGAAACCTGGATTCTGGCCGAGTACCGGGGCACCATCGCCCCTGGTGCCGGAGGATCGGTCCCCACCACGCCTCCCAGTGTGCCGACCGGCAACAGCGCCAACATTCTCTCTGACTACATTGCTCCGACCACCGCCACGACAGGCTTTACGACCACCTCACCCATCAATAACACCTACACCATGTTTACCTATGTGGCGGCGGACGGCACAGCGGCCACGGCCAGCAAACCGGTCACTGGCGTGACCCTTAATCTGGCCACCACTCGCAAGGTTGCTGGCACCACCCTGCGCCTGCCCAGCGCCTCCGGCACGTACACCATCTCGGTCTATCCCACCAACCTGGGCAAAGTCGCCTCCAACTGAGCGCCGTTCACCAGTTCTGAGCCTTCACGCCTGCCCTTGCGTGGAGGCCCTACACTTCTTCCAT comes from the Deinococcus aerolatus genome and includes:
- a CDS encoding SMP-30/gluconolactonase/LRE family protein, with translation MGHPFPGLEPLIPADAVLEKLADGTAWGEGPVCLDDGAVLWSDIPGNRVLRWHPQEGLGVALQPSEFHNGHTRDGAGRLYACSHGERAVLRSDDGGRGWHAIATHHDGRRLNSPNDVIVARDGGVWFTDPPYGLIQSKEGHGGEQQQDGCWVYRLDPHTGEVQAKVRDMRWPNGLAFSPDETTLYVTDTSRTHDPAGHHHIRAYPVSGHTVGEGRVFAVVAPGMPDGIRLDEHGHLWSSSGSGVQVFAPDGRRLGEVPVPETITNLTFSHLEPVLYLTGSSSLYRLSVSVRGARF
- a CDS encoding enoyl-CoA hydratase-related protein — its product is MTQDNVILSRTRAGVCTLTLNRPDRLNAANDDLLLTLTAELKRAGADAEVRVVVITGAGRGFCAGQDLGDVSGRDMTFTEHLNATYNPLIRTIRTLDKPVISAVNGVAAGAGASLALAGDIRLWAQSARLIEVFSNIALVPDSGSTWFLPRLVGYNRAFELMALAEQVGADAALKMGLCEHVFADDTFADDVQAYAERLAQRPANALKLTKQALNAAVTGTLDEALDQEAALQQLAGDHWEHQEGVTAFKEKRAPNFVRAQD
- the ruvX gene encoding Holliday junction resolvase RuvX; protein product: MSDAPASAPTGLPTVLALDVSKSRIGFAVNAGRLAFGRGSVDRKRLPLDLKAVRLKVHETGAGLLLLGLPLRTDGLHSPSADRVRAFGRILLEQGYTVAYQDERFTTRRARELGASDEDEAAAVQILELYLMGRADSA
- a CDS encoding type II secretion system protein gives rise to the protein MSRQGFTLIEILVVVAIIGILMGIFGLSLIRSIRTAELREAATQVATDFRRARSQAQRGSADVVLVLPGTGGSQLYKVDTVQKVLPNGIQVICKTTCGSGTTTNVTYQAPYGELGAGATGSVYTVKSPVSGINDLEIRIVGVTGKVILTKAGS
- a CDS encoding PulJ/GspJ family protein — its product is MEQGFTIIEILVAIALLGILAAVLMATLTGSLNLNRQSQRQLDTATRAQQVLESIRGAWADTSAGVISSNYERACAPSSTVALNGLSATYINLNSRAQPINASGAVISAPSGTNVIITANCSAQPLVQMTGGTPYPMRRLIVSSNTGAQDIVLTLDVLRPQ
- a CDS encoding PilW family protein — encoded protein: MKQLTQAGFTLLELLIGMALMGLVLTVLLNIFTQGTQVSTQSSSRAEMQQEMLNAQQLIAGKLKEAWYIYPPGLTINMTGTSLTQRPAGGNTWVVGTDPVLAMVLPPRNATLSCATTTSTSTSGPDGCYRFLAYYPVKRSVWVLGTGTGSWRNPGSDDTNGETWILAEYRGTIAPGAGGSVPTTPPSVPTGNSANILSDYIAPTTATTGFTTTSPINNTYTMFTYVAADGTAATASKPVTGVTLNLATTRKVAGTTLRLPSASGTYTISVYPTNLGKVASN